A genomic stretch from Silurus meridionalis isolate SWU-2019-XX chromosome 1, ASM1480568v1, whole genome shotgun sequence includes:
- the chpfb gene encoding chondroitin sulfate synthase 2: MRIATLISLARPIGPVVVGISLGFTLSLLSVTWVDESCGYGAVAVTEEAPVAAPGGAKGARKPSSIATGNAEEDDFQPKIVPYNKPAQQGPPKKVFRAKYASTELGIHERLFVAVMTSKNNLNTLAVAVNRTLSHHLDGRLIFFTGSHNRKVPHGMFVVAHGHELPVPNMFQTVQYLLEHHVADYDWFYILEDDTYIQPDRLKTLVGHLSMELQLYMGQPGEFIGGEVQGRYCRGGSGFLLSRSLLLKIKPFLERCRTDIVSIRPDEWLGRCIIDYAGISCVKEHEGLLYNYFEMKNSMDLNGDESPDFQDALSVYPVSSPDQMYRLHRYFTERELEKTHEEIKKLQEEIKNISHLAVDGNRTTAWPIGVAPPFEPKTRFEVLRWDYFTEEQLFSCADGAPKCQLSGADRADVNDVIKVAVDELNKKYSPVLQLSTPQLINGYRRFDPTRGMEYTLDLQLRAETESGSGQLVSRRVHLLRPLSRVEIIPMPYVTEGTRVHVLLPLTSADQNAAVRFLDRCASGLFEPAENAILSFLFLYDPAEAQKVGTADVFADVKAKVTATERRFPNVKVPWISVKTENPGLLRVLDVVSRKHPADTLFLLATADTAINSEFLNRCRMNAISGWQVFFPVHFQDFNPKVAYPDEDPPAATDLVREAGHFDRYFYGEACFYNGDYMSARSRMEADAREDEDLLESLDTYDVFVRYSGLHVFRAVEPALRQEYRNHTCDARLSEDSFHRCLQSKRESMGSRSQLAMLMFKQEQGNST; this comes from the exons ATGCGGATTGCAACGCTGATCTCTCTTGCCAGGCCGATCGGCCCGGTGGTGGTAGGCATCTCTCTGGGCTTTACCCTCAGCCTGCTCAGCGTCACATGGGTGGACGAGAGCTGCGGTTACGGCGCCGTCGCCGTGACCGAGGAGGCGCCCGTGGCTGCGCCGGGAGGTGCGAAGGGAGCGCGCAAACCGAGCTCGATCGCGACGGGCAACGCCGAGGAGGACGACTTTCAGCCGAAAATAGTGCCGTATAACAAACCCGCCCAGCAAGGTCCTCCGAAAAAAGTTTTCAG AGCCAAGTATGCTAGCACGGAGCTGGGTATTCATGAGCGTCTCTTCGTAGCAGTCATGACGTCCAAAAACAACTTGAACACGTTAGCCGTGGCGGTTAACAGGACCCTGAGTCACCACCTGGATGGCCGGCTTATCTTTTTTACCGGCTCTCACAACCGTAAAGTGCCTCACGGGATGTTTGTAGTGGCCCACGGACATGAGCTTCCTGTACCCAACATGTTCCAGACAGTGCAATACCTCCTGGAGCACCATGTCGCAGACTATGACTGGTTCTACATACTTGAGGACGACACTTACATCCAGCCGGACAGACTGAAGACACTGGTGGGCCACTTGAGCATGGAGCTCCAGTTGTACATGGGTCAGCCTGGGGAGTTTATTGGAGGTGAAGTTCAGGGACGGTATTGTCGTGGAGGCTCCGGTTTCCTTTTGTCCAGGTCTTTATTGCTGAAGATTAAACCCTTTTTGGAGCGTTGCCGCACGGACATTGTCAGTATCCGTCCTGACGAGTGGCTGGGTCGGTGCATCATCGATTATGCTGGCATTAGCTGTGTGAAGGAGCACGAG GGTCTTCTTTATAATTACTTTGAGATGAAAAATAGCATGGACCTAAATGGAGACGAAAGCCCCGACTTCCAAGACGCGCTCTCGGTTTACCCAGTGAGCAGCCCGGATCAGATGTATCGCTTGCACAGATACTTCACTGAACGAGAGCTAGAAAAAACCCATGAAGAGATCAAGAAACTTCAG GAGGAGATAAAGAATATCAGCCACTTGGCTGTTGATGGGAACAGAACCACAGCGTGGCCTATTGGGGTCGCGCCTCCCTTCGAGCCCAAAACTCGATTTGAGGTGCTGCGCTGGGACTATTTCACGGAGGAGCAGCTGTTCTCCTGTGCAGATGGCGCGCCGAAGTGCCAGCTGAGTGGCGCTGACCGTGCCGACGTGAACGACGTCATCAAGGTCGCTGTGGATGAGCTGAATAAGAAATACTCACCTGTACTGCAGCTGAGCACCCCACAGTTAATCAATGGCTACCGGCGCTTTGATCCGACCCGCGGCATGGAGTACACACTTGACCTCCAGCTCCGGGCTGAGACTGAATCGGGCTCGGGGCAATTGGTGTCACGGCGTGTCCATTTGCTGCGGCCGTTAAGTCGAGTCGAGATCATCCCCATGCCGTATGTGACTGAAGGCACAAGGGTGCACGTTTTGCTGCCTCTAACTAGTGCGGACCAAAACGCAGCTGTTCGATTCCTGGATCGCTGCGCATCGGGTCTGTTTGAGCCAGCTGAAAATGCAATACTCAGCTTTCTCTTCCTGTATGACCCTGCAGAAGCGCAGAAAGTTGGCACTGCCGATGTTTTTGCAGACGTCAAGGCAAAAGTGACCGCAACAGAACGCCGCTTTCCTAATGTCAAAGTGCCATGGATAAGCGTTAAGACGGAGAACCCGGGTCTTCTCCGTGTGCTGGACGTGGTCTCGAGGAAGCATCCGGCAGACACTTTGTTCTTGCTGGCTACTGCCGACACGGCGATTAACTCGGAATTCCTGAATCGCTGCCGTATGAATGCTATAAGTGGCTGGCAGGTTTTCTTCCCCGTTCATTTCCAAGACTTCAACCCGAAAGTGGCATATCCAGACGAGGATCCGCCCGCGGCTACGGATTTAGTGCGCGAGGCGGGCCACTTCGACCGCTATTTTTATGGAGAGGCGTGCTTCTACAACGGAGACTACATGTCCGCTCGGTCACGCATGGAGGCCGATGCACGCGAGGACGAGGACCTGCTGGAGAGCCTGGATACCTACGACGTGTTCGTGCGCTATTCGGGCCTGCACGTGTTCCGTGCTGTGGAGCCTGCGCTGCGCCAGGAATACAGGAATCACACGTGTGACGCGCGGCTAAGCGAGGACTCCTTTCACCGTTGCCTCCAGAGCAAGCGGGAAAGCATGGGCTCCCGGTCGCAGCTCGCCATGCTCATGTTCAAACAAGAGCAAGGCAACAGCACCTGA
- the wnt6a gene encoding protein Wnt-6 — MMLPTQAHLLFVFTLTGRLWRVMGSPLVMDPNSICRRSKPEGGAHTELCQTHPEIVQEVAKGARLGMRECQHQFRYQRWNCTGHGKSLGKILQQGEITSLANKVCIQTSLDKTDVKGIDTHLDPRECLRYLQQFPNTGSKGTSPNMFQNNNTYEHKARYQETAFVNGIMAAGVLHAVTRACSQGELLQCGCVSIKSSSGSPNEQAIVRSNPALPDQRWEWGGCGDDVDFGDKISRQFMDTRKRKAKSDIRSLIDLHNNEAGRLAVKTNMRTECKCHGLSGSCTLRSCWSKLPLFRQVGNHLMQSFQTAVRVMGGNDGKSLVPLDRELAPLGSHSLIYSDETPDFCVANRRTGSEGTRDRVCNGTETGPGACDWLCCNKGHTEHTLEYEENCQCHFQWCCEVQCERCAVRKVVNVCL; from the exons ATGATGCTCCCCACGCAAGCGCACCTTCTTTTTGTCTTCACTCTCACTGGTCGTCTATGGCG TGTGATGGGCAGTCCGCTTGTGATGGACCCAAACAGCATTTGCAGAAGGAGTAAGCCTGAAGGAGGTGCACATACTGAACTGTGCCAAACGCATCCTGAAATAGTCCAAGAAGTTGCCAAAGGTGCACGGTTGGGCATGCGTGAATGCCAGCACCAGTTCCGCTATCAGCGCTGGAACTGTACAGGTCACGGCAAGAGTCTAGGCAAGATCCTGCAACAAG GAGAAATCACAAGCTTGGCAAATAAAGTGTGCATCCAGACGAGTCTAGACAAGACAGATGTAAAAGGAATAGATACGCACTTAGATCCACGAG AATGCCTTCGTTATCTTCAGCAGTTTCCCAACACTGGAAGTAAAGGAACTagcccaaacatgttccagaatAACAATACCTATGAGCACAAAGCGAG ATATCAGGAGACAGCCTTTGTAAACGGTATCATGGCGGCAGGAGTGCTGCATGCTGTAACACGGGCCTGCAGCCAGGGGGAGCTGCTACAGTGTGGCTGTGTGTCTATAAAGAGCTCTTCTGGTAGCCCCAATGAGCAGGCAATTGTGAGATCAAACCCTGCTCTCCCTGACCAACGCTGGGAGTGGGGGGGTTGCGGGGATGATGTGGACTTTGGCGACAAGATTTCTCGGCAGTTCATGGACACCAGGAAACGGAAGGCCAAGAGTGATATCAGGAGTCTGATTGATCTGCACAACAACGAGGCAGGCCGACTG gctGTAAAGACCAATATGCGAACTGAATGTAAATGTCACGGCCTCTCTGGGTCCTGCACGCTCCGTAGCTGCTGGAGCAAGTTACCTCTGTTCCGCCAGGTTGGAAATCACCTCATGCAGAGCTTCCAGACGGCGGTCCGTGTGATGGGTGGCAATGATGGCAAATCTCTCGTCCCCCTGGATCGAGAGCTCGCTCCCCTGGGTAGCCACAGTCTCATCTACTCAGATGAAACGCCGGATTTCTGCGTGGCCAATCGCAGGACAGGATCTGAAGGGACACGCGATCGGGTGTGTAATGGCACAGAGACAGGTCCTGGAGCCTGTGATTGGCTGTGCTGCAATAAAGGACACACGGAACACACTCTTGAGTACGAGGAGAACTGTCAGTGCCATTTTCAGTGGTGTTGTGAGGTACAATGTGAGCGATGCGCTGTGAGAAAAGTGGTCAACGTCTGCCTTTAG
- the cdk5r2a gene encoding cyclin-dependent kinase 5 activator 2a — MGTVLSISPTSRKGGILDEKTEAGHGASGKTEKSLKRHSVLISALTWKRLVAASAKKKSAKKVNPNPPQISNPVDQLNTENLKKSQSGSERKKPGPLAVPVPTVPDKSLRSNQNQNASQNGKQLLPVQRQASTRSIISPRRVIVQASTGELLRCLSEFMCRRCYKLKELSPNEIILWFRNVDRSLLIQGWQDQGFITPANLVFVYLLCREAVTEDISSEYELQATFLTCLYLAYSYMGNEISYPLKPFLVETNKEVFWERSLRIIDKMSGKMLQINADPHYFTEVFQDLKNEGGPKDTNAKWTNTLDR, encoded by the coding sequence ATGGGCACGGTGCTCTCCATATCTCCCACCTCCAGGAAAGGAGGGATTCTGGATGAAAAAACAGAGGCTGGACACGGTGCCAGTGGCAAGACGGAGAAAAGCCTGAAGCGTCATTCTGTTCTGATATCAGCCCTGACGTGGAAGAGGTTAGTGGCCgcgtctgcaaaaaaaaagagtgccaAAAAAGTGAACCCCAATCCTCCACAGATCAGTAACCCTGTGGACCAGCTGAACACCGAAAATCTCAAGAAATCGCAATCGGGCTCTGAGCGCAAAAAGCCTGGCCCGCTAGCTGTGCCGGTTCCGACTGTTCCAGATAAAAGCCTCCGTTCCAATCAAAACCAGAACGCCTCACAAAACGGAAAACAGCTCCTTCCAGTCCAGAGGCAGGCCAGCACCAGGTCAATAATCTCCCCACGCCGCGTGATCGTCCAGGCATCCACTGGCGAACTGCTGCGCTGCTTGAGCGAGTTCATGTGCCGCAGGTGCTACAAGCTCAAAGAGCTGAGCCCCAACGAGATCATCCTGTGGTTCCGTAACGTCGATCGCTCTCTGCTCATCCAAGGGTGGCAGGACCAAGGATTCATCACTCCTGCCAATCTCGTGTTTGTCTACCTGCTGTGTCGGGAAGCCGTGACCGAGGACATCAGCAGCGAGTACGAGCTACAGGCCACGTTCCTCACCTGCTTGTACCTGGCCTATTCCTACATGGGCAACGAGATCTCATACCCGCTCAAGCCTTTTCTCGTCGAGACCAACAAGGAGGTGTTCTGGGAGCGCTCGCTGCGCATTATTGACAAAATGAGTGGCAAAATGCTGCAGATCAACGCCGACCCGCACTACTTCACCGAGGTTTTCCAGGACCTCAAGAACGAAGGAGGCCCGAAGGACACTAACGCCAAATGGACAAACACATTGGATCGCTAG